One Thermococcus kodakarensis KOD1 genomic window carries:
- the tnpA gene encoding IS200/IS605 family transposase: MKYKLDKGAHSVYSLYYHLILVVKHRRKVFTNDRIIDFLKQKIHEISETHEVEVLTIETDQDHVHILFKAKPTLNIPKYINALKTITSREIRRNFPEVKEKLWRNTFWSPSYFLATSGQVTLDVLKAYVESQGEGS, from the coding sequence ATGAAATACAAACTCGATAAAGGAGCACATTCAGTCTATTCACTCTATTACCACCTCATTTTAGTCGTAAAACACCGCAGAAAAGTCTTCACCAACGACAGGATAATAGACTTCCTCAAACAGAAAATCCACGAAATATCAGAGACCCACGAGGTAGAAGTTCTCACCATAGAGACAGACCAAGACCACGTTCACATCCTATTCAAGGCAAAACCCACCCTCAACATACCAAAATACATCAACGCCCTAAAGACAATTACCTCACGGGAAATACGCAGGAACTTCCCAGAAGTGAAGGAAAAACTCTGGAGAAACACCTTTTGGTCACCCTCATACTTCCTCGCAACCTCTGGGCAGGTGACCCTCGACGTTCTCAAAGCCTACGTTGAGAGCCAAGGTGAGGGGAGTTGA
- a CDS encoding TRAP transporter permease: MGEEPPQFEKAKEVVIERVRTLPPMLDNVVKAAAILIGIYEILFIFNFNYTLYDMFQKMGIKIGILQATFQTKQGEAFVLAMILIITYLLYPIRRQEKYLQKVQWYDYILAILGAISALYLFAVYQRYAEFAEVYTTDVIFGILAIILVLEATRRVLGWVLPAVVVVFLIYGIQNIGFDWIRFTQQLYFDEGIFGIPFFVMTIYVFAFVFFGAFLLKIGISDYITEFMITLFGSRPGGPAKAAVISSGLMGTVSGSSVANVLTTGTFTIPLMKKAGYPPEIAGAVEPVASTGGQLMPPIMGAAAFIMAEFLGVPYNKLIIAAVIPALVYYAGVYLFIDLETKRLGLKGMPRESFSGLDYFIRKLYILLPIVVITVALVWGIPPHISAISSLGVAIWVAWISKDNIKGHEGLYVAVVLLATALMFTGKAMATPVAGISLLILLGLAAVGFISDKVEFNEKFYITALFLLFIALTKYIGMTKEQILLLSGVFGIIFSLIIGWYSKSEDGRAMYRATYESMIDAGKTSTSVMLAAASAGLIQGVLTMTGLVTSLGYRLVDLTAGNLWLLLMLTMVFSLILGMGVPTTANYIITSLVAAPAIFNAVQGLHPYSDPVPGFATPIALLAAHFFVFYFGILADVTPPVALASYAGSALAGGDFWKTAMNAVKYALAGYIGPYIYFTHPEMFIITVKHWTTMTALQVLYDLSATLLVMYLLAIALTGWFGKHLRKEIRGLAGILGIISATLNPVIVGISFVFVIALRLLGEKLSS; this comes from the coding sequence ATGGGTGAAGAGCCACCACAGTTTGAGAAGGCCAAGGAGGTCGTTATTGAAAGGGTTAGAACCCTTCCCCCGATGCTTGATAACGTCGTTAAAGCGGCCGCAATCCTGATAGGTATCTACGAAATACTGTTCATCTTCAACTTCAACTACACTCTCTACGACATGTTCCAGAAGATGGGGATAAAGATCGGAATCCTGCAGGCGACATTCCAGACCAAGCAGGGCGAGGCCTTCGTCCTGGCCATGATACTGATAATCACCTATCTCCTCTATCCGATAAGACGGCAGGAAAAGTATCTTCAGAAAGTCCAGTGGTACGATTATATTTTGGCTATACTCGGGGCAATCTCCGCGTTGTATCTCTTTGCAGTCTATCAGAGGTACGCCGAGTTCGCCGAGGTCTACACCACCGACGTTATCTTTGGAATCCTCGCCATAATCCTCGTCCTTGAGGCAACGAGGAGGGTTCTTGGATGGGTTCTTCCCGCGGTCGTTGTCGTGTTCCTTATCTACGGCATCCAGAACATAGGCTTTGACTGGATACGCTTTACCCAGCAGCTCTACTTCGATGAGGGAATCTTCGGCATTCCATTCTTCGTCATGACGATATACGTCTTCGCCTTCGTCTTCTTCGGCGCGTTCCTGCTGAAGATCGGCATAAGCGACTACATAACGGAATTCATGATAACCCTCTTTGGTTCAAGACCTGGAGGACCGGCAAAGGCCGCCGTCATCTCCAGCGGCCTGATGGGAACAGTGAGCGGCTCAAGCGTCGCCAACGTCCTGACCACGGGAACCTTCACAATACCGCTGATGAAGAAGGCAGGCTATCCTCCGGAAATAGCCGGTGCCGTTGAGCCGGTAGCATCAACGGGCGGTCAGCTTATGCCGCCTATCATGGGTGCAGCAGCATTCATCATGGCGGAGTTCCTCGGCGTCCCCTACAACAAGCTCATCATAGCCGCAGTCATTCCAGCGCTCGTTTACTACGCGGGCGTTTACCTCTTCATTGACCTTGAGACAAAGAGGCTGGGCCTCAAGGGAATGCCGAGGGAAAGCTTCTCCGGCCTTGACTACTTCATAAGGAAGCTCTACATCCTCCTGCCAATAGTCGTCATCACCGTCGCCTTAGTCTGGGGTATTCCGCCGCACATCTCGGCAATTTCATCCCTCGGAGTAGCCATCTGGGTCGCGTGGATTTCCAAGGACAACATAAAGGGCCACGAGGGGCTCTACGTTGCTGTTGTCCTGCTTGCCACCGCTCTGATGTTCACAGGCAAGGCCATGGCCACTCCAGTCGCCGGAATCTCGCTCCTAATCCTCCTCGGACTTGCTGCAGTAGGCTTCATAAGCGACAAGGTCGAGTTCAACGAGAAGTTCTACATAACGGCCCTCTTCCTGCTCTTCATAGCCCTGACCAAGTACATCGGCATGACCAAGGAGCAGATACTCCTCCTCAGCGGTGTCTTTGGAATAATATTCTCCCTTATAATCGGCTGGTACTCGAAGAGCGAAGACGGAAGGGCCATGTACAGGGCAACCTACGAGTCCATGATAGACGCTGGAAAGACGAGCACGAGCGTCATGTTGGCGGCGGCGAGCGCAGGCCTTATACAGGGTGTCCTCACGATGACCGGCCTCGTCACGAGTCTCGGCTACCGTCTCGTTGACCTAACCGCTGGAAACCTCTGGCTCCTGCTGATGCTCACGATGGTCTTCAGCCTCATCCTCGGAATGGGCGTCCCGACGACGGCCAACTACATCATAACATCTTTAGTTGCGGCTCCTGCAATATTCAACGCCGTTCAGGGCCTCCACCCATATTCAGACCCGGTTCCGGGATTCGCAACCCCGATAGCCCTGCTGGCGGCACACTTCTTTGTCTTCTACTTTGGAATCCTCGCTGATGTTACGCCGCCGGTTGCCTTGGCAAGCTACGCCGGTTCGGCCTTAGCCGGCGGAGACTTCTGGAAGACGGCGATGAACGCGGTCAAGTACGCCCTCGCCGGATACATCGGGCCGTACATCTACTTCACGCACCCCGAGATGTTCATCATAACAGTCAAGCACTGGACCACGATGACCGCCCTTCAGGTGCTCTACGAC
- a CDS encoding UbiD family decarboxylase, with the protein MLREILSRFEDLVVIKEPVKKELEITRYLLKYPDRPVLFEDVEGWKVAGNIWSTRKRIATYLNTTREELIHLIAEAMENPRQYKEVKEAPFLKNSTKDFSLKKLPIPKYYPRDGGQYFTSAMVIAKDDNGFVNVSFHRMMVRDEKTAAIRLVPRHLYAMWKEKAENGEDLDVRIVVGNPVHLLLAGSVSTAYGVSELEIASAMSEIAFGKPLEVIELGGIPVPIESEFVFEARITPELVDEGPFVDITGTYDIVRRQPLVVFEKMYHVDDPIFHALLSGGYEHYMLMGLPKEPQIYASVKRVVPKVHGVRLTEGGAMWLHAVVSITKQHDGDGKNAILAAFAGHPSLKRVIVVDEDINIYDDREVEWAVATRFQPDRDLVIVPNARGSSLDPSAEKGLTAKWGIDATKPLGRKEEFERARV; encoded by the coding sequence ATGCTGAGGGAGATACTCTCACGGTTTGAAGACCTAGTTGTCATTAAGGAACCCGTAAAGAAAGAGCTGGAGATAACCCGCTACCTCCTAAAATACCCTGACAGGCCGGTTCTGTTTGAAGACGTGGAAGGCTGGAAGGTCGCTGGAAACATCTGGAGCACCCGGAAGAGGATAGCCACTTACCTCAACACCACGAGGGAAGAGCTCATCCACCTGATAGCGGAGGCAATGGAAAACCCAAGGCAGTACAAAGAGGTTAAAGAGGCACCTTTTCTCAAGAACTCGACGAAGGACTTCTCCCTCAAGAAGCTCCCGATTCCAAAGTACTACCCAAGGGACGGCGGTCAGTACTTCACCTCGGCGATGGTCATAGCGAAGGATGACAACGGCTTTGTCAACGTGTCCTTCCACAGGATGATGGTGCGTGACGAGAAAACCGCCGCCATAAGGCTCGTTCCGAGGCACCTCTACGCGATGTGGAAGGAGAAGGCCGAGAACGGTGAAGACCTCGACGTTAGGATAGTGGTTGGCAACCCAGTACACCTTCTTCTGGCAGGGTCCGTGAGCACCGCCTATGGGGTTAGCGAGCTGGAGATAGCATCGGCCATGAGTGAGATTGCCTTTGGAAAGCCGCTCGAAGTCATAGAACTTGGCGGGATTCCAGTCCCGATCGAGAGCGAGTTCGTCTTTGAGGCCAGAATAACGCCAGAACTCGTCGATGAAGGGCCATTCGTTGATATAACAGGGACGTACGACATAGTCAGGAGGCAGCCGCTGGTAGTGTTTGAGAAGATGTACCACGTGGATGATCCCATCTTCCACGCCCTGCTCTCCGGCGGCTACGAACACTACATGCTGATGGGCCTTCCAAAAGAGCCGCAGATATACGCGAGTGTTAAGAGGGTCGTGCCGAAGGTTCACGGGGTCAGGCTGACCGAGGGCGGGGCAATGTGGCTCCACGCCGTCGTTTCGATAACCAAACAGCACGACGGTGACGGCAAGAACGCAATTTTAGCGGCCTTCGCCGGCCACCCGAGCCTGAAGAGGGTTATAGTGGTCGATGAAGACATAAACATCTACGACGACAGGGAAGTCGAGTGGGCGGTCGCTACCCGCTTCCAGCCGGACAGGGATCTGGTGATTGTCCCGAACGCGAGGGGAAGCTCACTCGACCCCTCAGCGGAGAAGGGACTTACGGCGAAGTGGGGAATTGACGCGACGAAGCCTCTGGGCAGAAAAGAAGAGTTTGAGAGGGCGAGGGTGTGA
- the mobB gene encoding molybdopterin-guanine dinucleotide biosynthesis protein B, whose protein sequence is MRAVAFVGYKKSGKTTTVEAVARVLKERGYRVAIAKSMHAEFDREGTDTWRFSRVADAVLVRAEDTDALLFKAKDINALFSMVSADFLLLEGFKSVEHVPRVVCARTPEEVEELDGGLAIAVSGVVASRGITEINGLPVIDATREPEKLADLVEEKAFILPNIDCGLCGFRCAEMARMIVKGEKTTKDCVVLSQKPKVVIKIDGQVLPMKDWVQELVEKTIKGMLSAMKGYREGKKIEIIVRSD, encoded by the coding sequence ATGAGAGCGGTGGCGTTCGTGGGCTACAAGAAGAGCGGGAAGACGACCACAGTAGAGGCCGTCGCCAGAGTCCTCAAAGAGAGAGGTTACAGAGTAGCGATAGCGAAGAGCATGCATGCGGAGTTCGATAGAGAGGGCACTGACACTTGGCGGTTTTCCCGAGTGGCCGACGCCGTTCTGGTGAGAGCGGAGGACACGGATGCCCTTCTCTTCAAAGCTAAGGACATAAACGCGCTCTTCTCAATGGTCAGCGCTGATTTTCTGCTCCTTGAGGGATTCAAGTCGGTGGAGCACGTTCCAAGGGTGGTTTGTGCAAGAACGCCGGAGGAAGTCGAAGAACTTGACGGGGGACTTGCCATAGCGGTTAGCGGAGTTGTTGCATCAAGGGGGATAACCGAAATCAACGGCCTCCCAGTTATCGATGCCACCAGAGAGCCAGAAAAACTCGCAGACCTAGTGGAAGAGAAGGCCTTCATACTCCCTAACATTGATTGCGGCCTCTGCGGCTTCCGCTGTGCTGAGATGGCGAGGATGATAGTGAAAGGCGAGAAGACCACAAAGGACTGCGTTGTTCTCAGCCAGAAGCCGAAAGTCGTCATTAAAATAGACGGGCAGGTTCTCCCCATGAAGGACTGGGTTCAGGAGCTCGTGGAGAAGACGATAAAGGGCATGCTCTCTGCGATGAAAGGGTACCGTGAAGGAAAGAAGATTGAAATAATAGTGCGGAGTGATTGA
- a CDS encoding TAXI family TRAP transporter solute-binding subunit, with protein MKMKALGLVALLVFALVASGCIGSGGNGSKTSEEITIYTGGTSGVYFPLGSKYAEILNKNGIKAKAVTSGASVTNAKAIGEGKAQAAILQNDIAYYAYNGLYMFEGQPVKNIRGVAALYPETVQFVVRADSDIKSLQDLKGKKVAIGAAGSGTAVAAEQILKAAGVWDSIQKVNQKFSEAAQSLKVGQIDAAVIVSGAPTPAVNQIAVQTPVRILPIPDDILNKLHDQGYIFYVRQVLPKDTYNGMTEDTPTVAVKAILAVSADLSEDTVYQMTKILFDPANLEELHKVHAKTKYISLDTALDGMSIPLHPGAIKFYEEKGITVPDKLKP; from the coding sequence ATGAAGATGAAAGCTCTCGGTCTCGTTGCCCTTTTGGTCTTTGCTCTTGTGGCCAGCGGTTGCATTGGTAGCGGTGGAAACGGAAGTAAGACTTCCGAGGAGATAACAATCTACACCGGAGGAACAAGCGGTGTCTACTTCCCGCTCGGCTCAAAGTACGCTGAAATACTCAACAAGAACGGCATAAAAGCCAAAGCAGTCACGAGCGGTGCCAGCGTTACCAACGCCAAGGCCATCGGCGAAGGGAAGGCCCAGGCCGCCATACTGCAGAACGATATAGCTTACTACGCCTACAACGGCCTCTACATGTTCGAGGGACAGCCCGTTAAGAACATACGCGGTGTCGCGGCCCTCTATCCTGAGACGGTTCAGTTCGTCGTCAGGGCCGACAGCGACATCAAGAGTCTCCAAGACCTCAAGGGCAAGAAGGTCGCCATAGGTGCTGCCGGAAGCGGCACTGCAGTTGCAGCCGAGCAGATACTCAAGGCCGCTGGCGTCTGGGACAGCATCCAGAAGGTCAACCAGAAGTTCAGCGAAGCCGCTCAGAGCCTTAAGGTCGGCCAGATCGATGCCGCTGTTATCGTTTCAGGTGCCCCAACCCCTGCCGTTAACCAGATAGCCGTCCAGACCCCAGTTAGAATCCTCCCGATTCCAGATGACATCCTCAACAAGCTCCACGACCAGGGATACATATTCTACGTCAGGCAGGTTCTCCCGAAGGATACCTACAACGGCATGACCGAGGACACTCCGACCGTTGCCGTTAAGGCTATCCTCGCGGTCAGTGCGGATCTGTCAGAGGACACTGTCTACCAAATGACCAAGATACTCTTCGACCCAGCCAACCTCGAGGAACTCCACAAGGTCCACGCCAAGACCAAGTACATAAGCCTTGACACTGCCCTTGACGGTATGAGCATCCCGCTCCACCCTGGAGCCATTAAGTTCTACGAGGAGAAGGGCATAACGGTCCCGGACAAGCTCAAGCCGTGA
- a CDS encoding LSm family protein encodes MSEKQYLLDKTLERWKGQRVAVGIGSEISFSGILEDFDEEVILLKNVTDYAGNKARELIVKIDDMNWITLL; translated from the coding sequence ATGAGTGAGAAACAGTACTTGCTTGACAAAACACTCGAGCGCTGGAAGGGACAGAGGGTTGCTGTAGGGATTGGAAGCGAGATCAGTTTTTCGGGAATTCTTGAGGACTTCGACGAAGAGGTGATACTGCTCAAGAACGTCACTGACTACGCAGGCAATAAAGCGAGGGAGCTTATCGTGAAGATAGACGATATGAACTGGATAACGCTCCTGTGA
- a CDS encoding RNA-guided endonuclease InsQ/TnpB family protein, which yields MRSYRFRIYPSKAQQERMLQHMELCRWLYNELLRAIRENPSLGRIDTQRLIVELKKEKPELKEVYSKVLQMVNHQLWNNLTVLKALKKNGHKVGRLRYKTSPNSWKTLNYNQSGFKLDEERKRLRLSKVGEVPIKLHRRIKGKIKGVIIKRTKTGKWYAIFQAEEEPEPLPRTGRAVGIDLGVAHFVVDSDGNAFENPLFLEKSLERIKKIQRRLSRKQKGSKNWERERIKLAKAYEKLTNQRNDFLHKLALYYVRNYDIIVVENLKPKNMVGNGNKSLNRRLLDSSLGAFIRILSDKAERAGRRVVFVEPAYTSRTCSRCGFVVEELPLLERVFRCSKCGLVMDRDLNASLNILKRGLDEGLGRPDCLWREDLYPVSCLMRPSSRGKSSL from the coding sequence ATGCGTTCCTACCGCTTCAGAATCTATCCCTCAAAAGCACAACAGGAAAGGATGCTCCAACATATGGAACTCTGTCGCTGGCTCTACAACGAGTTATTGAGGGCAATACGGGAAAACCCTTCGCTCGGGAGAATCGACACCCAAAGGCTAATCGTTGAATTAAAGAAGGAAAAGCCAGAACTCAAGGAGGTTTACTCCAAAGTTCTCCAAATGGTGAACCACCAGCTCTGGAACAACCTGACCGTCCTGAAGGCTCTAAAAAAGAACGGACATAAAGTTGGGAGGCTTAGATACAAGACCTCACCGAATAGCTGGAAGACGCTGAACTACAACCAAAGCGGTTTCAAGCTTGACGAGGAGAGGAAGAGACTACGTCTCTCTAAGGTTGGGGAAGTCCCCATAAAGCTCCATAGGAGAATCAAAGGTAAAATCAAGGGCGTAATAATTAAACGGACGAAGACTGGGAAGTGGTATGCTATTTTTCAGGCTGAGGAAGAACCAGAACCGTTGCCCAGAACGGGTAGGGCAGTTGGAATTGATTTGGGAGTCGCTCATTTCGTCGTTGATAGCGACGGCAACGCTTTTGAGAACCCGCTGTTCCTTGAGAAATCCCTTGAAAGGATTAAGAAAATACAGAGGAGACTCTCAAGGAAGCAAAAAGGTTCGAAGAACTGGGAGAGGGAGAGAATAAAATTAGCTAAGGCTTACGAGAAGCTAACGAACCAGCGAAATGATTTTCTCCATAAACTCGCTCTTTACTACGTTAGGAATTACGACATTATTGTCGTGGAAAACCTAAAACCAAAGAATATGGTTGGGAACGGTAATAAAAGTCTCAACCGTCGTTTGCTCGATTCTTCTCTCGGTGCTTTCATTAGGATACTCTCCGACAAGGCTGAGAGAGCTGGTCGGAGAGTTGTTTTCGTCGAGCCAGCCTACACTTCAAGGACTTGCTCCCGTTGTGGATTCGTTGTGGAGGAATTGCCTCTCCTGGAGAGGGTTTTTCGCTGTTCGAAGTGTGGGCTGGTGATGGATAGGGACTTGAACGCTTCCCTCAACATATTGAAGAGGGGTTTGGATGAAGGGTTGGGACGACCGGATTGCCTGTGGAGGGAAGACCTCTACCCCGTGTCGTGCCTTATGAGGCCGTCATCACGGGGCAAGTCTTCCTTATGA
- a CDS encoding DUF1850 domain-containing protein, producing MITDGKEEMVYPLGEHEITIEYIHSVERSEVVETLKVNSSGIYAIGMKWKDFGAGLPEDFQEWNGSWYEKRINIYLGKSLDYWFIPLNRANITVDGLPAFAPRSDTLIEFRVESCPLLLIKIGRC from the coding sequence GTGATAACGGATGGGAAGGAGGAGATGGTGTATCCCCTCGGTGAACACGAAATAACGATTGAATACATCCACAGCGTGGAGCGGAGCGAGGTTGTGGAGACGCTGAAGGTAAACAGCAGCGGCATCTATGCAATAGGTATGAAGTGGAAGGACTTCGGTGCCGGCCTTCCAGAGGACTTCCAGGAGTGGAACGGAAGCTGGTACGAGAAGCGGATCAACATCTACCTCGGAAAGAGCCTTGACTACTGGTTCATCCCGCTCAACCGGGCAAACATAACGGTTGACGGTCTTCCGGCATTCGCTCCACGTTCCGATACACTGATTGAGTTTCGAGTCGAATCATGTCCCCTACTGCTGATCAAGATTGGGAGGTGCTGA